Proteins encoded within one genomic window of Paenarthrobacter sp. JL.01a:
- a CDS encoding VIT1/CCC1 transporter family protein — protein MHQESQSSSSPAPDPTPESPETQGTATPSASDIRRWRQYLADERAEAAVYRELAQRRDGEERQILLALAEAEGRHEAHWLKLLGDQAGMPKAASARSQFLGFLARNFGSVFVLALAQRAEGRSPYGTEPAATPAMVADEQIHEEVVRGLATRGRNRLSGTFRAAVFGANDGLVSNLSLVMGMAATGVSSSVVLMSGVAGLLAGALSMGAGEYVSVRSQRELLNATLPTQATLTAAPSLDIDHNELVLVYLARGMTREAAEHRAAERMGLFSCDCDPSLSLQPEKPVTDEHESVGSAWGAAMSSFCFFASGAIVPILPFIFGMTGMAALLVAGVLVGVALLATGAVVGLLSGTSPLSRGLRQLAIGLGAAAATYGLGLLFGAAIV, from the coding sequence ATGCACCAGGAATCCCAGAGTTCGTCGAGCCCCGCTCCGGACCCCACCCCCGAATCACCGGAAACCCAAGGCACCGCCACACCGTCGGCGTCGGACATCCGGCGCTGGCGGCAATACCTGGCCGATGAGCGGGCGGAAGCCGCCGTTTACCGCGAACTTGCCCAGCGGCGTGACGGCGAAGAACGCCAGATCCTGCTGGCCCTGGCCGAGGCCGAGGGCCGGCATGAGGCCCACTGGCTCAAACTCCTCGGAGACCAGGCCGGGATGCCCAAAGCGGCGTCGGCCCGCAGCCAGTTCCTGGGTTTCCTGGCCCGGAACTTTGGATCCGTGTTCGTCCTTGCCCTGGCACAGCGTGCAGAGGGCCGCTCCCCGTACGGCACCGAGCCCGCGGCGACGCCGGCGATGGTGGCCGACGAGCAGATCCATGAGGAAGTCGTCCGCGGCTTGGCCACCCGGGGCCGCAACAGGCTTTCGGGCACCTTCCGCGCTGCGGTCTTCGGCGCCAACGATGGCCTGGTGAGCAACCTCTCGCTGGTGATGGGCATGGCCGCCACCGGGGTGTCCAGCTCAGTGGTGCTCATGAGCGGCGTGGCCGGACTCCTGGCAGGCGCCCTGTCCATGGGCGCCGGCGAATACGTTTCCGTCCGCTCTCAACGCGAACTGCTCAACGCCACGCTCCCCACCCAGGCGACGCTCACCGCAGCCCCGTCGTTGGACATCGACCACAACGAACTGGTCCTGGTCTACCTGGCACGTGGCATGACCCGGGAGGCCGCCGAACACCGGGCAGCCGAGCGCATGGGACTGTTCAGCTGCGACTGCGATCCCAGCCTTTCGCTCCAACCCGAAAAACCGGTCACCGACGAGCACGAATCCGTGGGTTCGGCCTGGGGCGCGGCGATGTCCAGCTTCTGCTTCTTCGCCTCCGGCGCCATCGTGCCCATCCTTCCGTTCATCTTCGGCATGACGGGCATGGCCGCCCTCCTGGTGGCCGGTGTCCTGGTGGGAGTCGCGCTGTTGGCCACTGGCGCCGTCGTCGGATTGCTGTCCGGAACGTCACCACTCAGCCGCGGCCTGCGGCAGCTGGCCATCGGGCTCGGAGCAGCAGCTGCCACCTACGGCCTCGGATTGCTGTTCGGCGCCGCGATCGTTTGA
- a CDS encoding sodium:solute symporter: protein MESSAINIAIVVVYLLAMLAFGWWGKSRTKNNSDFLVAGRRLGPFLYTGTMAAVVLGGASTVGGVGLGYKFGISGMWLVVAIGSGVLLLSLLFAGTIQRLKIYTVSQMLSLRYGSKATQTSGIVMLAYTLMLCATSTGAYATIFVVLFGWERWLAIAVGGAIVLVYSTIGGMWSITLADQVQFLIKTVGIFFLMLPFALNAAGGMDGIRSRLEDSFFQIDGIGTQTIITYFVVYTLGLLIGQDIWQRVFTAKTAKVARWGGATAGVYCILYGIAGALIGLAARVALPNIDVANLGKDVVYAEVATHILPVGIGGLVMAAAVAAMMSTASGALIAAATVARADVVPFVASWFGKTINTDDTENPEHDVKANRYWVLGLGVLAVLISMAAQDVVVALTIAYDILVGGLLVAILGGLVWKRGTGIAAAWSMAVGSVLTLALLIMYAVGVIPSEDGVYANEPIYWGLGASLVVYVVVSLLTPPTDAAVREAWDKRVAGAIPEELSPEVHPVGSNS, encoded by the coding sequence ATGGAATCTTCGGCTATTAACATCGCAATCGTGGTGGTGTACCTGCTCGCCATGCTGGCGTTCGGCTGGTGGGGCAAGTCCCGCACCAAGAACAACAGCGACTTCCTGGTGGCCGGCCGCCGCCTGGGCCCCTTCCTTTACACCGGCACCATGGCCGCGGTTGTCCTCGGTGGCGCATCCACCGTTGGCGGCGTGGGCCTCGGTTACAAGTTCGGCATCTCCGGCATGTGGCTCGTGGTCGCCATCGGCTCCGGCGTCCTGCTCCTTAGCCTCCTGTTCGCCGGCACCATCCAGCGGTTGAAGATCTACACGGTCTCCCAAATGCTGAGCCTGCGCTACGGCAGCAAAGCCACGCAGACCTCCGGCATCGTGATGCTCGCCTACACCCTCATGTTGTGCGCCACCTCCACCGGCGCCTACGCCACCATCTTCGTGGTGCTCTTCGGCTGGGAACGCTGGCTGGCAATCGCCGTCGGCGGCGCCATCGTGCTGGTCTACTCCACCATCGGTGGCATGTGGTCCATCACCCTGGCCGACCAGGTGCAGTTCCTCATCAAGACCGTCGGCATCTTCTTCCTTATGCTTCCGTTCGCCTTGAACGCTGCCGGTGGAATGGACGGCATCCGTTCACGCCTGGAGGACAGCTTCTTCCAGATCGATGGCATCGGTACCCAAACGATCATCACGTACTTCGTCGTTTACACACTGGGCCTCCTGATCGGCCAGGACATCTGGCAGCGCGTCTTCACTGCCAAGACCGCGAAAGTTGCCCGCTGGGGCGGCGCCACCGCAGGCGTCTACTGCATCCTCTACGGCATCGCCGGCGCATTGATCGGTCTGGCAGCCCGCGTTGCACTGCCCAACATCGACGTAGCCAACCTCGGCAAGGACGTCGTCTACGCAGAGGTCGCTACCCATATCCTGCCCGTCGGCATCGGTGGCCTGGTCATGGCAGCAGCTGTCGCGGCCATGATGTCCACCGCCTCCGGCGCCCTGATCGCCGCCGCAACGGTGGCTCGCGCCGACGTCGTGCCTTTCGTCGCCAGCTGGTTCGGCAAGACCATCAACACCGATGACACCGAGAACCCCGAGCACGACGTCAAGGCAAACCGCTACTGGGTCCTGGGCCTCGGCGTGCTGGCAGTGCTGATTTCCATGGCCGCGCAGGATGTTGTGGTCGCCCTGACCATCGCCTACGACATTCTGGTCGGCGGCCTCCTGGTTGCCATCCTCGGTGGCCTGGTGTGGAAGCGCGGCACCGGTATCGCAGCTGCGTGGTCCATGGCGGTCGGTTCCGTGCTGACCTTGGCATTGCTCATCATGTACGCAGTTGGCGTCATCCCCAGCGAAGACGGCGTCTACGCGAACGAGCCCATCTACTGGGGCCTTGGCGCCTCGCTGGTGGTCTACGTCGTGGTCTCCCTGCTGACCCCGCCCACGGACGCAGCTGTCCGCGAGGCCTGGGACAAGCGCGTCGCCGGAGCCATCCCGGAGGAACTGTCGCCGGAAGTACACCCGGTAGGCAGCAACAGCTAA
- a CDS encoding helix-turn-helix domain-containing protein produces MKALPVEPSNVPVAIGSRIRAARQAQRLTIEQVADATGLTKGFLSRVERDLTSPSVASLVTLCQVLSVSVGDLFAAPETHLTRRDDGPRISLGGQGIVERLLTARSERRLQILQATIEPRGRGENELYAVDCDVDVLHVVKGRIKLILTNEEYELEEGDTLSFPGREPHTWINPTDETVEVLWVLVPAASR; encoded by the coding sequence ATGAAGGCTCTACCCGTTGAACCGAGCAATGTTCCCGTTGCCATCGGTTCCAGAATCCGCGCAGCCCGGCAAGCACAACGCCTCACCATTGAGCAGGTGGCTGACGCGACCGGTCTGACCAAGGGCTTCCTGAGTCGCGTGGAGCGCGACCTGACATCTCCGTCGGTGGCTTCCTTGGTGACTCTGTGCCAAGTGCTCTCGGTCTCCGTTGGCGACCTTTTCGCCGCGCCGGAGACCCATCTGACACGTCGCGACGACGGCCCCAGGATTTCCTTGGGTGGCCAAGGCATTGTGGAGCGGTTGTTGACTGCCCGCTCGGAGCGGCGCCTGCAGATCCTGCAGGCCACCATCGAGCCCCGGGGCCGGGGTGAGAACGAGCTTTACGCAGTGGACTGCGATGTTGACGTGCTCCACGTGGTCAAGGGCCGCATCAAGCTGATCCTGACCAACGAGGAGTACGAGCTCGAAGAGGGGGACACCCTCTCCTTCCCCGGCCGCGAGCCCCACACCTGGATCAACCCCACGGATGAGACCGTGGAAGTGCTCTGGGTGCTGGTGCCGGCAGCGAGCCGGTAG
- a CDS encoding APC family permease — MTTLSRPPADPANRPKNSFKLKPWLLEGMPDTSGKRQGPHGQPSESHKPQAWWKVMCLTGLDYFSTLGYQPAIAALAAGLLSPLATLLLVTATLAGALPVYRRVARESPRGEGSISMLERLLPRWGGKLFVLALLGFAATDFMITITLSAADATAHLIENPFAPEFLEGQNVVITLALIAGLGIVFLRGFKEAINVAVVLVGAFLLLNLVVIAVSIGHVFTETRVITDWWTALTTSHGDPIMMIALALLVFPRLALGLSGFETGVAVMPQIKGHPTDTEANPAGRIKGAHKLLTTAAIIMSSFLITSSFTTVMLIPAAEFEPGGKADGRALAYLAHKFLGDGFGTIYDISTIAILWFAGASAMAGLLNLVPRYLPRYGMAPAWSRALRPLVLVFTVIAFIVTIIFQADVNAQGGAYATGVLVLITSASIAVTLSARRKKQRGQVIGFGIISLVFIYTTVVNSIERPDGLKIAALFILAILVVSFVSRMRRAFELRATHIKMDHKALEFTANNSDGPVRIIAHEPKRFSADRYREKLQHAQQANHLPVDCDAVFIEIIVDDSSDFEQELQVVGKERHGFKILEVHSNNVPNTLAAVLLHIRDVTGFMPHIYFRWTEGNPISNLSRFLFFGEGEIAPVTREVLREAEPDITRRPWVHVG, encoded by the coding sequence GTGACCACCCTGTCGAGGCCTCCGGCCGATCCGGCCAACCGGCCCAAGAATTCCTTCAAGCTCAAGCCCTGGCTGCTGGAGGGAATGCCGGACACCTCGGGCAAGCGGCAAGGCCCCCACGGCCAGCCCTCGGAGTCGCACAAACCGCAGGCATGGTGGAAGGTCATGTGCCTTACGGGCCTGGACTACTTCTCCACGTTGGGCTACCAGCCGGCCATCGCGGCACTGGCGGCAGGGCTGCTCTCCCCCTTGGCCACGCTGCTCCTTGTCACGGCCACACTTGCCGGCGCGCTGCCCGTTTACCGCCGTGTGGCCAGGGAAAGCCCACGCGGTGAAGGTTCCATCTCCATGCTGGAGCGGCTGCTCCCCCGCTGGGGCGGCAAACTCTTTGTCCTCGCCCTGCTGGGCTTCGCGGCGACTGACTTCATGATCACCATCACGCTCTCAGCAGCCGACGCCACGGCCCACCTCATCGAGAACCCGTTTGCGCCCGAGTTCCTTGAAGGCCAGAACGTAGTCATCACCCTGGCCCTCATCGCGGGCCTTGGCATCGTCTTCCTCCGAGGCTTCAAAGAGGCCATCAACGTTGCCGTCGTCCTGGTAGGCGCCTTCCTGCTGTTGAACCTGGTGGTGATCGCCGTCTCCATCGGCCACGTGTTCACCGAGACCCGGGTCATCACGGACTGGTGGACGGCACTGACCACATCCCACGGCGACCCCATCATGATGATCGCCCTGGCATTGCTGGTGTTCCCCCGCCTGGCTCTTGGCCTGTCCGGCTTTGAAACCGGCGTAGCTGTCATGCCGCAGATCAAGGGCCACCCCACAGACACAGAGGCGAACCCGGCCGGCCGCATCAAGGGCGCCCACAAGCTCCTGACCACCGCCGCGATCATCATGAGCTCGTTCCTCATCACCTCCAGCTTCACCACGGTCATGCTGATTCCGGCCGCGGAATTCGAGCCCGGCGGTAAGGCCGATGGCCGCGCTTTGGCCTACCTTGCCCACAAATTCCTCGGCGATGGCTTCGGGACCATCTACGACATCAGCACCATTGCGATCCTCTGGTTCGCAGGCGCCTCCGCCATGGCCGGGTTGCTGAACCTTGTCCCAAGGTACCTGCCCCGCTACGGCATGGCGCCCGCCTGGTCACGGGCTCTTCGCCCGCTGGTCCTCGTTTTCACGGTGATCGCATTCATTGTCACCATCATTTTCCAGGCCGACGTCAACGCCCAGGGCGGCGCCTATGCCACTGGCGTACTGGTCCTGATCACCTCAGCCTCCATTGCAGTGACACTCTCCGCACGCCGAAAGAAGCAGCGCGGGCAGGTCATCGGCTTCGGCATCATCTCGCTGGTATTCATCTACACCACCGTGGTCAACTCCATCGAGCGGCCCGACGGCCTGAAGATTGCCGCACTCTTCATCCTGGCGATCCTGGTGGTCAGTTTCGTCTCCCGCATGCGACGCGCCTTCGAACTGCGGGCCACGCACATCAAGATGGACCACAAGGCCTTGGAATTCACGGCCAACAACTCCGACGGCCCTGTCCGGATCATCGCCCACGAACCCAAGCGCTTCAGCGCCGACAGGTACAGGGAGAAGCTGCAGCATGCCCAGCAGGCCAACCACCTCCCGGTGGACTGCGACGCCGTCTTCATCGAGATCATCGTGGACGACAGCTCCGACTTCGAACAGGAGCTCCAGGTAGTGGGCAAGGAACGGCACGGATTCAAGATCCTGGAAGTCCACAGCAACAATGTGCCCAACACGCTGGCCGCGGTGCTCCTGCACATCCGCGACGTCACCGGCTTCATGCCGCACATCTACTTCCGCTGGACCGAGGGCAACCCCATCTCCAACCTGAGCAGGTTCCTGTTCTTCGGCGAAGGTGAGATTGCCCCGGTGACCCGTGAGGTACTCCGGGAAGCCGAGCCGGATATCACCCGCCGCCCCTGGGTCCACGTGGGCTAA
- the speB gene encoding agmatinase has product MEELRIEANGNLGPIDSSRIPRYAGAATYARLPRLDQVSKADVTVVGVPFDSGVSYRPGARFGANHVREASRLLRPYNPAWDVSPFENIQVADAGDMAVNPFNINEAIETIQQNALDLTANGSKLVTLGGDHTIALPLLRAAAERAGEPIAMLHFDAHLDTWDTYFGAEYTHGTPFRRAVEEGILDTEAISHVGTRGPLYGKKDLDDDHRFGFGIVTSADVYYQGVLETVAKIRDRIGNRPLYISVDIDVLDPAHAPGTGTPEAGGISSRELLEIIRGFRGMNLVGADVVEVAPAYDHAEITGVAGSHVAYELVTLMADNAVEGDRHGAPNGYAQQALGARMEELAKATRR; this is encoded by the coding sequence TTGGAAGAGCTCCGTATTGAGGCCAACGGCAACCTCGGCCCCATCGATTCATCCCGCATTCCGCGCTACGCCGGCGCCGCCACCTACGCCCGGCTTCCCCGTCTGGACCAGGTATCAAAGGCCGACGTCACCGTCGTCGGCGTGCCTTTCGACTCCGGTGTTTCCTACCGCCCCGGTGCCCGCTTCGGCGCCAACCACGTGCGTGAAGCGAGCCGCCTGCTCCGTCCGTACAACCCGGCCTGGGACGTCAGCCCGTTCGAGAACATCCAGGTTGCCGACGCCGGCGACATGGCCGTGAACCCGTTCAACATCAACGAGGCCATCGAGACCATCCAGCAGAACGCGCTGGACCTGACCGCCAACGGCAGCAAGCTCGTGACCCTTGGTGGTGACCACACCATCGCCCTCCCGCTGCTCCGCGCAGCCGCAGAGCGCGCCGGCGAGCCCATCGCCATGCTGCACTTCGACGCGCACCTGGACACCTGGGACACCTACTTCGGTGCCGAATACACCCACGGCACTCCGTTCCGCCGTGCTGTCGAGGAAGGCATCCTGGACACCGAGGCCATCAGCCACGTCGGAACCCGCGGTCCGCTGTACGGCAAGAAGGACCTCGACGACGACCACCGCTTCGGCTTCGGCATCGTCACTTCCGCCGACGTCTACTACCAGGGCGTCCTTGAGACGGTGGCCAAGATCCGCGACCGCATCGGCAACCGCCCGCTGTACATCTCGGTGGACATCGACGTCCTTGACCCGGCGCACGCACCCGGCACCGGTACACCCGAAGCCGGCGGCATTTCCAGCCGTGAGCTCCTCGAAATCATCCGTGGCTTCCGCGGCATGAACCTCGTTGGCGCCGACGTCGTGGAGGTCGCCCCGGCCTATGACCACGCTGAAATCACCGGCGTCGCAGGCAGCCACGTGGCCTACGAGCTGGTGACCCTCATGGCAGACAACGCCGTTGAGGGTGACCGCCACGGCGCGCCGAACGGCTATGCGCAGCAGGCCCTGGGCGCTCGCATGGAAGAACTCGCGAAAGCTACCCGGCGATGA
- a CDS encoding thiamine pyrophosphate-binding protein, whose translation MIDFDPGTAAPTKGTNQRNGGDLVVETLEALGAKTVFGIPGQHALGLFDAMGRGNLHFVSSRVENNSAFAADGYSRATGEVGVLFLSTGPGALTSLAGLQEAYATGVPMVVVASQIPLDGLGARRKGMLHQLDDQKASAANVTKSQRLIQHASGIPSAIQDAWTEAISSPQGPVWIEIPQNVLLDPIMVPPVEDALAEAFDNPPRVELVREAVKWLSTAERPAIIAGGGTRRGRAEKSLLSIAEQLRAPVICTPGGNGAFPWNHELSLQSWIEDRYMTDVLEDADVLIVIGSSLGEVTSNYFTFEPRGRIIQIDAEPRVLESNRPGLGIRADAGQALAALDEALSAAGAATATQRDWHGSSPEEVVKESLAKVKARLESQDLAKELKFMSDIREAVPADMQTFWDMTISAYWGWSCWDAREGQFHSAQGAGGLGYGFPAAIGGAVGLETTGKPSRVLAVSGDGSSMYSISELATAKQHNVPVTWLIVDDGGYGILREYMVGAFGQATATELARPDFVKLAESFGVPARRVSPENVGVALKASFEADGPNVVVVETLLKMFGPTHLGN comes from the coding sequence ATGATCGACTTCGACCCGGGTACAGCAGCGCCCACCAAGGGCACCAACCAGCGCAACGGCGGGGACCTCGTCGTCGAGACCCTTGAAGCGCTCGGTGCGAAGACGGTTTTCGGTATCCCGGGCCAGCACGCTCTTGGCTTGTTTGACGCCATGGGCCGCGGGAACCTGCACTTCGTGTCCTCCCGTGTGGAGAACAACTCGGCGTTCGCCGCTGACGGGTACTCCCGTGCCACGGGCGAGGTCGGAGTGCTGTTCCTCTCCACCGGTCCCGGCGCGCTGACGTCCCTGGCTGGTCTCCAGGAGGCCTACGCCACGGGTGTTCCGATGGTGGTTGTGGCCAGCCAGATCCCGCTGGACGGCCTGGGCGCACGCCGCAAAGGCATGCTGCACCAGCTCGATGACCAGAAGGCCTCGGCGGCGAACGTCACCAAGAGCCAGCGCCTGATCCAGCACGCTTCAGGTATCCCCTCGGCCATCCAGGACGCCTGGACCGAGGCGATTTCCTCGCCGCAGGGTCCGGTCTGGATCGAAATCCCGCAGAATGTGCTGCTGGATCCGATCATGGTCCCGCCGGTCGAAGACGCCCTGGCTGAGGCTTTCGACAACCCGCCCCGGGTTGAACTGGTCCGTGAAGCGGTGAAGTGGCTCTCGACGGCGGAACGTCCCGCGATCATCGCCGGTGGCGGTACACGCCGTGGCCGGGCCGAGAAGTCGCTGCTCTCCATCGCCGAGCAGCTGCGCGCCCCGGTGATCTGCACGCCCGGCGGCAACGGTGCGTTCCCGTGGAACCACGAGCTGTCCTTGCAGTCCTGGATCGAGGACCGGTACATGACCGACGTCCTGGAGGACGCGGACGTGCTGATCGTGATCGGCTCGTCCTTGGGTGAAGTGACCTCGAACTACTTCACGTTCGAGCCCCGAGGCCGGATCATCCAGATCGACGCCGAACCCCGGGTCCTGGAGTCCAACCGACCCGGCCTGGGCATCCGTGCCGATGCCGGGCAGGCCTTGGCTGCGCTGGATGAAGCCCTCAGTGCCGCCGGCGCTGCCACCGCCACCCAACGCGACTGGCACGGCAGCAGCCCGGAGGAAGTCGTCAAGGAATCGCTGGCCAAGGTCAAGGCACGCCTGGAATCGCAGGACCTGGCCAAGGAACTGAAGTTCATGTCGGACATCCGTGAGGCTGTACCGGCTGACATGCAGACGTTCTGGGACATGACCATCTCCGCGTACTGGGGTTGGAGCTGCTGGGACGCCCGCGAGGGCCAGTTCCACTCCGCCCAGGGCGCAGGCGGCCTGGGCTACGGTTTCCCGGCCGCGATCGGCGGTGCCGTAGGCCTGGAAACAACCGGGAAGCCGAGCCGTGTGCTGGCTGTTTCCGGTGACGGTTCCTCCATGTACTCCATCTCGGAGCTCGCCACGGCCAAGCAGCACAACGTTCCGGTCACCTGGCTGATCGTGGACGACGGCGGCTACGGCATCCTGCGCGAATACATGGTTGGTGCCTTCGGCCAGGCCACGGCCACCGAACTCGCCCGCCCTGACTTCGTCAAACTGGCCGAGTCCTTCGGCGTACCGGCCCGCCGGGTGTCCCCGGAGAACGTGGGGGTCGCGCTCAAGGCGTCCTTCGAAGCTGACGGACCCAACGTCGTCGTGGTTGAAACCCTGCTGAAGATGTTCGGCCCCACGCACCTGGGCAACTAG
- a CDS encoding MFS transporter: protein MSSAPTAPDTGAATTAETSLNTKDMRRILASSFIGSAIEYYDFVLYATAASLVFNKVFFANLGPGFDLFASFVTLAVGYIARPVGGLIFGHFGDRLGRKQMLVLSMLIMGLGTTAIGLLPTTAQIGMAAPLALVILRLVQGVAVGGEWGGAALMAIEHAPKKHRGFAAAFANAGGPAGAILGTLALSLFAAISGKDFLVWGWRVPFLLSALLIVVGMVIRLKVAETPAFQRLEAAGEKRRVPLLDVLKNNPRAVVLGLLATTSFYVCQSMTTVWGVSVAVESGADKNGVLNIKAVAALLTLVICFYSARLSDRIGRRRVLIGASVLGAVLVYPILMLMSNGELWGFAAAIILGNGLVQGFLYGPIAAYVAEQFPTRNRYTGASLAYQGASMIGAGFTPMIVAGLSLAAGGGIWLIALFWIAAMLASAVAVKATPEGTKRDLD from the coding sequence ATGAGTTCAGCACCCACAGCTCCGGACACCGGCGCTGCCACCACTGCGGAAACGTCCCTGAACACCAAGGACATGCGCCGCATCCTCGCCTCCAGCTTCATAGGCAGCGCCATTGAGTACTACGACTTTGTCCTCTACGCCACGGCGGCAAGCCTGGTGTTCAACAAGGTCTTCTTCGCCAACCTCGGCCCCGGCTTCGACTTGTTCGCGTCCTTTGTCACGCTCGCCGTGGGATACATCGCCCGGCCCGTGGGCGGCTTGATTTTCGGCCACTTCGGCGACCGCCTGGGCCGCAAGCAAATGCTGGTTCTCTCCATGCTGATCATGGGCCTTGGCACCACGGCCATCGGCCTGCTCCCGACCACAGCCCAGATCGGCATGGCAGCTCCCCTGGCACTGGTGATCCTCCGCCTGGTGCAGGGCGTGGCTGTTGGTGGTGAGTGGGGTGGTGCTGCTCTCATGGCCATCGAGCACGCCCCGAAGAAACACCGTGGGTTCGCGGCTGCCTTCGCGAACGCCGGCGGCCCGGCCGGCGCTATCCTCGGGACGCTCGCGCTGTCCTTGTTCGCCGCGATCTCCGGCAAGGACTTCCTGGTGTGGGGTTGGCGTGTGCCCTTCCTGCTCAGCGCGCTGCTCATTGTGGTGGGCATGGTCATCCGTTTGAAGGTCGCTGAAACGCCTGCCTTCCAGCGGCTGGAAGCGGCTGGTGAAAAACGCCGGGTGCCGTTGCTCGATGTCCTGAAGAACAACCCCCGCGCTGTGGTCCTGGGGCTGCTGGCCACCACGTCGTTCTATGTCTGCCAGTCGATGACCACCGTCTGGGGCGTTTCCGTGGCAGTCGAGAGCGGCGCGGACAAGAACGGTGTGCTCAACATCAAAGCCGTCGCGGCGCTGTTGACGCTGGTGATCTGCTTCTACTCGGCCCGCCTCAGCGACCGGATCGGCCGCCGTCGTGTCCTCATCGGAGCCTCCGTCCTTGGCGCCGTGCTGGTCTACCCCATCCTGATGCTGATGAGCAACGGGGAGCTGTGGGGCTTCGCGGCAGCCATCATCCTGGGCAACGGCCTGGTGCAGGGCTTCCTCTATGGCCCGATTGCCGCCTACGTCGCCGAGCAGTTCCCCACCCGTAACCGCTACACGGGCGCATCGCTGGCCTATCAAGGGGCTTCGATGATCGGCGCAGGCTTCACGCCCATGATCGTGGCCGGGCTCAGCCTGGCAGCCGGTGGTGGCATCTGGCTGATTGCCCTCTTCTGGATCGCCGCGATGCTGGCGTCGGCCGTCGCAGTCAAGGCAACCCCGGAAGGCACCAAGCGCGACCTCGACTAA